A genome region from Salinigranum halophilum includes the following:
- a CDS encoding carbohydrate ABC transporter permease, with protein MATQDVEPGSAYRLDKDTRETLVKVVRHALLLTWSFVVFFPLYWLASMSLKPPGDANSLPPDWVFLPTVYNYLQLVQDGEFVGAFANSLLMVGASVVLVLLIGVPAAYVLSRYDIPMERDVLVWILSSRMLPPIAVVLPFFIIFRELNLFDTRIGMVLMYISINLSLVVWVMKAFFDGIPETLEEAARVDGATRFQGFMKVVLPAAKPGIFSVAIISFIFAWIELLFGLVLTSFNAVPVTLFVYSFIGSRSIEWSMLAAASTAMIVPVAIFLIAVNKYLAAGLSFGVVIKE; from the coding sequence ATGGCTACACAGGACGTCGAGCCGGGATCGGCTTATCGGCTCGACAAGGACACGCGGGAGACGCTCGTGAAGGTCGTCCGACATGCCCTGCTCCTGACGTGGTCGTTCGTCGTGTTCTTCCCGCTGTACTGGTTGGCCTCGATGTCGCTGAAACCCCCGGGCGACGCGAACTCGCTCCCGCCGGACTGGGTCTTCCTGCCGACGGTGTACAACTACCTACAACTGGTTCAGGACGGCGAGTTCGTCGGAGCGTTCGCCAACAGCCTCCTCATGGTGGGGGCGTCGGTGGTTCTCGTCTTGCTGATCGGCGTGCCGGCGGCGTACGTCCTCTCGCGGTACGATATCCCGATGGAACGGGACGTCCTCGTGTGGATCCTCTCCTCGCGGATGCTCCCGCCCATCGCCGTCGTGCTCCCGTTCTTCATCATTTTCAGGGAACTCAACCTCTTCGACACCCGTATCGGGATGGTGCTGATGTACATCAGCATCAACCTCTCACTGGTCGTGTGGGTGATGAAGGCGTTCTTCGACGGCATTCCCGAGACGCTCGAGGAGGCCGCACGCGTCGACGGCGCGACCCGGTTCCAGGGGTTCATGAAGGTCGTCCTGCCAGCGGCCAAACCCGGCATCTTCTCCGTCGCGATTATCAGCTTCATCTTCGCGTGGATCGAGCTCCTGTTCGGCCTCGTGTTGACGAGCTTCAATGCAGTGCCGGTGACACTGTTCGTCTACTCGTTCATCGGCTCTCGCTCCATCGAGTGGTCGATGCTGGCGGCCGCCTCGACGGCGATGATCGTTCCGGTAGCGATCTTCCTCATCGCGGTGAACAAGTACCTCGCGGCCGGGCTGAGCTTCGGCGTGGTGATCAAAGAATGA
- a CDS encoding ABC transporter ATP-binding protein, whose amino-acid sequence MASITLDDVTKRFGEGGNAVTAVDDVSLDIEDGEFVVFVGPSGSGKSTLMRIVAGLETQSEGDVTIGETVVNQLGPRARDIAMVFQNYALYPNMTVEENMSFGLKMSTELSSDEIERQVTDAAEMMGIGELLDNTPGELSGGQQQRVALGRAIVRDPNVFLMDEPLSNLDAKLRTTMRTEINRLQNELGVTTLYVTHDQTEAMTMGDRLVVLNYGELQQVGTPLECFYRPANRFVAGFIGSPSMNFFEGDVEDGTLTVDGFDYELSERMRSNVGDLSEVTLGGRPEDFDLVDDPEVENGFEVVVDVVEPMGSISYVYVSPVDRSHDDTFVVEVDGKRPISEGQRLYAHVPIEDVHLFDRKTGETIHQRQLEREDTLALSAGTQTAPSSSG is encoded by the coding sequence ATGGCCAGTATCACGTTAGACGACGTCACGAAACGCTTCGGCGAGGGGGGCAACGCGGTGACTGCAGTCGACGACGTCTCGCTCGACATCGAAGACGGCGAGTTCGTCGTCTTCGTCGGCCCCTCAGGGTCGGGGAAGTCGACGCTCATGCGCATCGTCGCGGGGCTCGAAACGCAATCAGAAGGCGACGTGACCATCGGCGAGACGGTCGTCAACCAGCTCGGACCGCGTGCTCGGGACATCGCGATGGTGTTTCAGAACTACGCACTGTACCCGAACATGACCGTCGAGGAGAACATGTCCTTCGGGTTGAAGATGTCGACGGAACTCTCTAGCGACGAGATCGAACGACAGGTGACCGACGCGGCGGAGATGATGGGAATCGGCGAATTGCTCGATAACACGCCCGGCGAGCTGTCGGGTGGCCAGCAACAGCGCGTCGCGCTCGGTCGTGCTATCGTCCGGGACCCGAACGTGTTCCTGATGGACGAGCCGCTGTCGAATCTCGACGCCAAACTCCGGACGACGATGCGCACCGAGATCAACCGCCTCCAGAACGAACTGGGCGTGACGACGCTGTACGTCACGCACGACCAGACGGAGGCGATGACGATGGGCGACCGTCTCGTCGTCCTCAACTACGGCGAACTCCAGCAGGTCGGGACGCCACTGGAGTGCTTTTACCGCCCCGCGAACCGGTTCGTCGCAGGCTTCATCGGCTCGCCGTCAATGAACTTCTTCGAGGGAGACGTCGAGGACGGCACTCTCACCGTTGATGGCTTCGACTACGAACTCTCCGAGCGGATGCGCTCGAACGTGGGTGACCTGTCGGAAGTGACACTCGGCGGACGCCCAGAGGACTTCGACCTCGTAGACGACCCCGAGGTCGAGAACGGGTTCGAGGTCGTCGTCGACGTCGTCGAACCGATGGGGAGCATCTCGTACGTCTACGTCTCTCCGGTGGATCGGTCGCACGACGACACGTTCGTCGTCGAGGTGGACGGGAAGCGGCCCATCTCCGAGGGACAGCGGCTCTACGCTCACGTCCCGATCGAGGACGTCCACCTCTTCGATCGGAAGACGGGTGAGACGATCCACCAGCGTCAACTGGAGCGTGAGGATACGCTCGCGCTCTCGGCCGGGACGCAGACCGCTCCGAGTTCCAGCGGTTGA
- a CDS encoding NAD(P)-dependent alcohol dehydrogenase, with product MQSAVLVEPHQFELQDRPRPSPGPNDVLVAVREVGICGSDVHYYEHGRIGDIVVENPLVLGHESAGEVVDVGENVTALEPGDCVALEPGAPCRRCRHCKEGEYHLCEEVRFMATPPHDGAFTEYVSWPADYAYELPENVSTTEGALCEPLSVGIHACRRGNVETGDTVLVTGAGPIGLMILEAARAAGATDVILTDVVDEKLTFARERGADLTVNVAEDDLEAAVDAYTDGAGADVVVEASGAASSIESTLDVVCRGGTIVLVGLASEATVPFDVLDLIDNELDVLGSFRYKNTYPAAIDLLADAVVDVEGIVEFESSLEDIDDAFQRAMDPNVVKGMVTLES from the coding sequence ATGCAATCTGCAGTGTTAGTCGAACCGCACCAGTTCGAGCTCCAAGACCGTCCCCGACCATCGCCGGGTCCGAACGATGTCCTCGTCGCCGTGCGAGAGGTGGGCATCTGCGGCTCTGACGTTCACTACTACGAGCACGGCCGTATCGGAGATATCGTCGTCGAAAACCCACTCGTCCTCGGCCACGAGAGTGCCGGAGAGGTCGTCGATGTCGGCGAGAACGTCACTGCGCTCGAACCGGGTGACTGCGTCGCTCTCGAACCCGGTGCCCCGTGCCGTCGATGTCGTCACTGCAAGGAGGGAGAGTACCACCTCTGTGAGGAGGTTCGATTCATGGCGACCCCACCGCACGACGGTGCGTTTACCGAGTACGTCTCCTGGCCCGCGGATTACGCCTACGAACTGCCCGAGAACGTCTCCACCACGGAGGGGGCGCTCTGTGAACCGCTCTCGGTCGGCATCCATGCCTGTCGCCGTGGCAACGTCGAGACGGGCGACACCGTCCTCGTGACCGGTGCGGGCCCGATTGGACTGATGATACTGGAAGCCGCTCGCGCCGCTGGTGCGACCGACGTCATCCTCACGGACGTCGTCGACGAGAAGCTCACGTTCGCACGCGAGCGAGGGGCCGACCTCACGGTCAACGTGGCCGAAGACGACCTCGAAGCGGCTGTCGATGCGTACACCGACGGCGCTGGTGCCGATGTGGTCGTTGAGGCGTCCGGTGCAGCGTCCTCGATCGAATCCACGCTCGACGTCGTCTGCCGGGGAGGCACCATCGTCCTCGTGGGACTCGCGAGCGAGGCGACGGTTCCGTTCGACGTGCTCGACCTCATCGACAACGAACTCGACGTCCTCGGGTCGTTCCGGTACAAGAACACCTACCCGGCAGCCATCGACCTCCTCGCTGATGCGGTGGTCGACGTCGAGGGTATCGTCGAGTTCGAGTCCTCTCTCGAGGACATCGACGATGCCTTCCAGCGCGCGATGGACCCGAACGTCGTCAAGGGGATGGTCACACTGGAGTCGTGA
- a CDS encoding PfkB family carbohydrate kinase, which produces MAPADSGPDSQTRDAVASCQTHLPSEPSGGSVLFGFDGYVDNVREAGTNAGASDSERISTLSEFGEEIVTSAAADSSLSISWECRGQRTGGHVSHLSRVYQNLGFDPTLVGMCGDPILDLFEREFGDCTIHSLGDPGVTDAIEFNDGKLMLMESGGAATLDWETLQSRVGVDTLVDELDGAKLLGIGYWAMIPELASILDGLRETVFPKLTAPPRHVLLDPANIREIDREMLESTVAATHRLADIVDVTVSANRYETKELATVLGGQTGDDLVEDARVAFDALDVERFVGHSVAESVVVSDDGTTSVRVSPVESPALTTSAGDHFNAGLSLGLVEDLPEDAAVVLGNALAREFVRTGETPTYDDVVAAVSAYNAQFE; this is translated from the coding sequence ATGGCGCCTGCTGACAGCGGCCCGGATTCGCAGACGCGTGATGCGGTTGCCTCGTGCCAGACACACCTGCCGTCAGAACCGAGCGGGGGGAGCGTCCTGTTCGGCTTCGATGGGTACGTCGACAACGTCCGAGAGGCGGGGACGAACGCCGGTGCGTCGGACAGCGAGCGCATCAGCACACTGAGCGAGTTCGGCGAGGAGATCGTGACGTCGGCGGCCGCGGATAGCTCGCTGTCAATCTCCTGGGAGTGCCGTGGCCAGCGAACGGGCGGGCACGTGAGCCATCTATCTCGTGTGTATCAGAACCTCGGGTTCGATCCGACGCTCGTCGGGATGTGTGGCGACCCGATTCTCGACCTCTTCGAACGAGAGTTCGGAGACTGTACGATCCACTCGCTGGGCGACCCGGGGGTCACCGACGCCATCGAGTTCAACGACGGGAAGTTGATGCTGATGGAGAGTGGCGGTGCCGCGACACTGGACTGGGAGACGCTCCAGTCACGCGTCGGTGTCGACACACTGGTCGACGAACTCGACGGAGCGAAACTGCTTGGAATCGGCTACTGGGCGATGATTCCCGAACTCGCATCCATCCTGGATGGGCTCCGTGAGACGGTCTTTCCGAAGCTCACAGCCCCCCCACGGCACGTCCTGCTCGACCCGGCGAACATCCGTGAGATCGACCGCGAGATGCTGGAATCGACCGTCGCGGCGACACACCGACTGGCCGATATCGTCGACGTGACCGTCTCGGCGAACCGCTACGAGACGAAGGAACTCGCGACGGTCCTCGGTGGGCAGACGGGTGACGACCTCGTCGAAGACGCCCGTGTCGCGTTCGACGCCCTGGACGTCGAACGGTTCGTCGGGCACAGTGTGGCCGAGTCCGTGGTCGTAAGCGACGACGGGACGACGAGCGTCCGCGTCTCCCCCGTCGAGTCGCCGGCGTTGACGACCAGTGCTGGAGACCACTTCAACGCGGGGCTCTCACTCGGTCTCGTCGAGGACCTGCCCGAGGACGCCGCCGTCGTCCTCGGCAACGCACTCGCACGCGAGTTCGTTCGGACGGGCGAGACCCCCACGTACGACGACGTCGTCGCGGCCGTCAGTGCGTACAACGCACAGTTCGAATAG
- a CDS encoding AGE family epimerase/isomerase: protein MSGSVSRRPRWIRQYIHNVLSYYYPRCIDTHFGGYIAQLDEQDGHVYDARTKHLVATARAVHNFSVGCLLEGPVWCRAAAEHGLTFLQTGHWDDTHEGYDWLLAGRDTEDATRHCYGHAFVMLAGARAHQAGIDRGRETLERAFAVVDEHFWEPEHGLCADDASADWSDVSPYRGLNANMHTCEALLAAYEATGESRYLDRAATIAERVTRDLGQSDDGRLWEHYTADWDADFDYNRDDPTHQFRPWGYQPGHHVEWAKLLLILHRHAPEAWHVTRANALFDTAVDIGWDDAGGGFFYTVDREGEPVVTDKYGWEVTEAIGAAALLSRHDEAYLEWYDRLWDYAHEHFVNPRHGNWYERVTHEHQRDGPNHGVAVEPGYHPINNAWVAVQVFEDEHESAR from the coding sequence ATGTCCGGTTCTGTCTCACGACGCCCTCGGTGGATTCGCCAGTACATCCACAACGTCCTGTCGTACTACTATCCCCGGTGTATCGACACGCACTTCGGCGGCTACATCGCCCAGTTGGACGAACAGGACGGCCACGTCTACGACGCCCGGACGAAACACCTGGTTGCGACCGCTCGCGCGGTCCACAACTTCAGCGTCGGCTGTCTTCTTGAGGGGCCAGTGTGGTGTCGTGCTGCGGCCGAACACGGCCTCACCTTCCTCCAGACGGGGCACTGGGACGACACGCACGAGGGCTACGACTGGCTGTTAGCCGGTCGGGACACAGAAGACGCGACGCGCCACTGCTACGGGCACGCGTTCGTGATGCTCGCTGGTGCCCGTGCGCACCAGGCAGGCATCGACCGGGGGCGGGAGACGCTCGAACGAGCCTTCGCCGTCGTCGACGAGCACTTCTGGGAACCGGAGCACGGCCTCTGTGCGGACGACGCGTCCGCCGACTGGTCGGACGTGTCCCCGTATCGTGGCCTGAACGCGAACATGCACACCTGTGAGGCACTGCTGGCAGCCTACGAAGCCACCGGTGAGAGTCGGTACCTGGACCGCGCGGCGACGATCGCCGAGCGGGTGACCCGCGACCTCGGCCAGAGCGACGACGGCCGTCTCTGGGAGCACTACACCGCCGATTGGGACGCGGACTTCGACTACAACCGCGACGACCCGACCCATCAGTTCCGGCCGTGGGGATACCAGCCGGGCCACCACGTCGAGTGGGCGAAACTACTGTTGATCCTTCACCGACACGCCCCCGAAGCGTGGCACGTCACCCGGGCGAACGCGTTGTTCGACACGGCCGTCGATATCGGCTGGGACGACGCCGGCGGCGGCTTCTTCTACACCGTCGATCGCGAGGGTGAGCCGGTCGTCACCGACAAGTACGGCTGGGAGGTCACCGAGGCGATTGGCGCGGCCGCGCTCCTCTCGCGACACGACGAGGCGTACCTGGAGTGGTACGACCGTCTCTGGGACTACGCCCACGAGCACTTCGTCAATCCCCGACACGGGAACTGGTACGAACGAGTGACGCACGAACACCAGCGAGACGGCCCCAATCACGGCGTCGCAGTCGAACCGGGATATCACCCCATCAACAACGCCTGGGTCGCCGTTCAGGTCTTCGAAGACGAGCACGAATCGGCTCGGTGA
- a CDS encoding PD-(D/E)XK nuclease family protein, which yields MNDDLFDFEADELEAFIQRYLELDRGVRQPDGFFSILPGSRERQYQYALAYFLNPQNPHGFGYTLLEVFLDCVGFHQSNLAGQHIEVGDEVWLADDGSDGRIDLVVCGGNALADHPRWAMFLELKVGAEEGDRQTTTYAEADEWDFSWFDTSRLAVDRLDDSRYVYLKRAGADQPTDRTGTFDVLDWADLVERFEAELGDSLFEYPNRSVVQFTDFIRSVKETEGMDSPIDEDELNERLDLYFEHDRLIRQVEKANSQFESDFEDLSTYLKDNWESEVAATYDFEESGWRTSPSRNPKWQGILPEYWSQDPLDRSSTIKLYYVHSPTTESLRNRTLSFRLRLPPARNVHTEKRHDGQSFNDVFTERCTTEYAERLHEALETMGVDESHVGSAAALVVKEYRLDPHNLAGSYFEQLQRAVDEFCCAENDLLVTINEVFEQTYREVFAEEPEGVFPGSLPTRD from the coding sequence ATGAATGATGACCTCTTCGATTTCGAGGCCGACGAACTGGAGGCGTTCATCCAGCGGTATCTGGAGCTCGACCGCGGGGTTCGACAGCCCGACGGGTTCTTCTCGATACTCCCCGGGTCGAGGGAGAGACAGTACCAGTACGCGCTCGCGTACTTCTTGAATCCACAGAACCCCCACGGCTTCGGATACACGCTCCTCGAAGTGTTCCTCGACTGTGTCGGCTTCCACCAGTCCAACCTCGCCGGACAACACATCGAGGTCGGTGACGAGGTCTGGCTCGCAGACGATGGGTCCGACGGTCGCATCGACCTGGTCGTCTGCGGCGGGAACGCGCTGGCCGACCACCCACGGTGGGCGATGTTCCTGGAACTGAAGGTGGGTGCCGAGGAGGGTGACCGACAGACGACGACGTACGCCGAGGCGGACGAGTGGGACTTCAGTTGGTTCGATACGAGCAGACTGGCCGTCGACCGCCTGGACGACAGCAGATACGTCTACCTGAAACGAGCGGGTGCGGACCAGCCGACCGACAGAACCGGAACGTTCGACGTTCTCGACTGGGCAGACCTGGTCGAGCGGTTCGAGGCCGAGCTGGGAGACTCGCTCTTCGAGTATCCCAACCGGAGCGTCGTTCAGTTCACAGACTTCATCCGGTCGGTCAAGGAGACAGAAGGAATGGACTCTCCCATCGACGAAGACGAACTCAACGAGCGGCTCGACCTGTACTTCGAACACGACAGGCTGATTCGGCAGGTCGAGAAGGCGAACAGTCAGTTCGAGAGCGATTTCGAGGACCTGAGCACCTACCTGAAGGACAACTGGGAGAGTGAGGTCGCCGCGACGTATGACTTCGAGGAGTCCGGCTGGCGCACGTCGCCCTCTCGGAACCCGAAGTGGCAGGGCATCCTTCCGGAGTACTGGAGCCAAGACCCCCTCGACCGGTCGAGTACCATCAAACTCTACTACGTACACTCCCCGACCACCGAGTCGCTTCGGAACCGAACACTCAGCTTCCGACTTCGCCTCCCTCCAGCGCGGAACGTTCACACGGAGAAACGACACGACGGCCAGTCGTTCAACGACGTGTTCACCGAGAGGTGTACGACCGAATACGCAGAGCGGCTCCACGAGGCACTCGAGACGATGGGCGTAGACGAATCCCACGTAGGGAGTGCAGCGGCACTCGTGGTGAAGGAGTACCGACTCGACCCACACAATCTGGCGGGGTCGTACTTCGAACAGCTCCAGCGAGCTGTCGACGAGTTCTGCTGTGCCGAGAACGACCTTCTCGTAACGATCAACGAGGTGTTCGAACAGACGTATCGGGAGGTGTTCGCCGAGGAACCAGAGGGTGTGTTCCCCGGCTCTTTACCCACACGAGACTAG
- a CDS encoding hydroxyacid-oxoacid transhydrogenase produces MSYERSVSADPHQLSPETVWEVQMPAIRVGAGAADELGYQLDQIGARGDERGLIVTDETLVSLGHVGRVADELEADGFDVDVFDGVEREPSIGAVEECIEFVRAEMGDDGYDFYLGLGGGSCMDTAKATRAVVANGGSLLDYVAAPTGAGETLTESGAPLVLLPTTAGTGSEISPVAILSVPEKNIKEGISSPHVRADAAVLDPTLTTTLPPDLTAKTAMDALGHAIEGYTTHRYDDLLRPEDPADRPVYAGRTGFTEMFSEKAIDLLSSNVRRVVNNGDDIEARGAMLKGALFGAIAGLTAGASLAHAMAYPVGNNYHTYHGETIAALTPASTLGYNVASDPPRFADVAEMLGADTSGMSTREAADEAREEFVRLQRDLNVLPSGLNELAGLTADDVGELAESTVESQQRLLRCNPRPVTKADVEDVFRDALYNWE; encoded by the coding sequence GTGAGCTACGAGCGCTCCGTCTCGGCGGACCCACATCAACTCTCGCCGGAGACCGTCTGGGAGGTACAGATGCCCGCGATTCGCGTTGGTGCCGGCGCGGCCGACGAGCTCGGCTATCAGCTCGACCAGATCGGGGCGCGAGGCGACGAACGAGGGTTGATCGTCACCGACGAGACCCTCGTCTCGCTGGGCCACGTCGGCCGGGTCGCCGACGAACTCGAAGCTGATGGGTTCGACGTCGACGTGTTCGATGGCGTCGAGCGAGAACCCAGTATCGGTGCCGTCGAGGAGTGTATCGAGTTCGTCCGTGCGGAGATGGGCGACGACGGGTACGACTTCTACCTCGGACTCGGCGGCGGCAGTTGCATGGACACCGCGAAGGCGACCCGAGCCGTCGTTGCGAACGGGGGCAGCCTGCTCGATTACGTCGCGGCGCCGACCGGGGCTGGCGAGACACTCACCGAATCCGGTGCGCCGCTCGTCCTCCTGCCGACGACCGCCGGGACCGGGTCGGAGATCTCCCCGGTCGCCATCCTCTCAGTTCCGGAGAAGAACATCAAAGAGGGCATCTCGAGCCCCCACGTCCGTGCCGACGCCGCGGTGCTCGACCCGACCCTCACGACGACGCTCCCACCGGACCTCACGGCGAAGACGGCGATGGACGCGCTCGGGCACGCGATCGAGGGATACACGACGCACCGCTACGACGACCTGCTCCGCCCCGAAGACCCGGCCGACCGCCCCGTCTACGCCGGGCGGACGGGGTTCACGGAGATGTTCAGCGAGAAAGCGATCGACCTCCTCTCCTCGAACGTTCGTCGCGTGGTCAACAACGGTGACGACATCGAGGCCCGAGGCGCGATGTTGAAGGGCGCGCTGTTCGGGGCGATCGCGGGGCTCACTGCCGGAGCGAGCCTCGCCCACGCGATGGCGTACCCGGTCGGAAACAACTACCACACCTATCACGGCGAGACGATCGCCGCGCTCACCCCGGCGAGCACGCTCGGCTACAACGTCGCCAGCGACCCGCCGCGATTCGCGGACGTGGCGGAGATGCTCGGTGCCGACACCTCGGGGATGAGCACGCGCGAAGCCGCCGACGAGGCCCGCGAGGAGTTCGTCCGTCTCCAGCGCGACCTCAACGTCCTTCCGAGCGGGCTCAACGAACTCGCCGGGCTCACTGCCGACGACGTCGGCGAACTGGCCGAGAGCACCGTCGAGAGTCAACAGCGACTCCTCCGGTGTAACCCACGCCCCGTGACGAAAGCGGACGTCGAGGACGTCTTCCGGGACGCGCTGTACAACTGGGAGTGA
- a CDS encoding N-acyl homoserine lactonase family protein: protein MVDAAVHVIDRGGLYCDMNYMMEANTIGTHDEPNPDTEYGEIPVWNLVIDHPEGTILWDTGSHHDAADGHWPEGLVQAFYPHDASEHRLDDDLAAAGYSIDDIDAVFQSHLHLDHAGGLEFFAGTDTPVYVHEEELKFAYYSAKTDEGSGAYVLEDFDHDLNWQVLHRDREEHFTDLEFVRFPGHTPGLTGSMIHLDDDGTVVFTGDQAYMDENYENGTPLGGPLVWGKTEWAESMDRIHDLERRHDAEVVFGHDPAQFEEIQPGWGL from the coding sequence ATGGTAGACGCAGCGGTGCACGTCATCGACCGCGGTGGGCTGTACTGTGATATGAATTACATGATGGAGGCGAACACGATCGGCACACACGACGAGCCGAATCCGGACACGGAGTACGGGGAGATTCCCGTGTGGAACCTCGTCATCGACCATCCCGAGGGGACGATTCTCTGGGACACCGGCTCCCACCACGATGCGGCTGACGGCCACTGGCCCGAAGGGCTGGTCCAGGCGTTCTATCCGCACGATGCCAGCGAACACCGGCTCGACGACGACCTGGCGGCGGCGGGGTATTCCATCGACGATATCGATGCCGTGTTCCAGAGCCACCTCCACCTCGACCACGCTGGTGGGCTCGAGTTCTTCGCCGGCACCGACACCCCGGTGTACGTCCACGAGGAGGAGCTGAAGTTCGCGTACTACAGCGCGAAGACCGACGAGGGCAGCGGCGCGTACGTCCTCGAGGACTTCGATCACGACCTCAACTGGCAGGTACTCCACCGCGACCGCGAGGAACACTTCACCGACCTGGAGTTCGTCCGATTCCCGGGCCACACGCCCGGGTTGACCGGCTCAATGATCCACCTCGACGACGACGGGACGGTCGTCTTCACCGGCGACCAGGCGTACATGGACGAGAACTACGAGAACGGGACGCCGCTCGGCGGCCCCCTCGTCTGGGGGAAGACCGAGTGGGCCGAGAGCATGGATCGAATCCACGACCTAGAGCGGCGCCACGACGCGGAGGTCGTCTTCGGTCACGACCCAGCACAGTTCGAGGAGATACAACCAGGGTGGGGACTGTGA